One genomic segment of Halalkalicoccus tibetensis includes these proteins:
- a CDS encoding molybdenum cofactor guanylyltransferase, which produces MGDGIVLAGGRSTRFGSEDKATADLAGTPMIRRVGDRLADTTDRLVVNCRADQTAAIERAFEGYPNPIEIAEDPDPDEGPMAGIRTGLRAAESEYAFVAACDMPFVEPELVEHLLSRARSYDAAVPRIGDGWFQTTHAAYRADAMADACERALAAGERKVIAPLEHLDYVVVDEAEVREHAPLDTFENLNTREEFEEAVRRLG; this is translated from the coding sequence ATGGGAGACGGTATCGTCCTCGCGGGCGGGCGCTCGACCCGCTTCGGGAGCGAGGACAAGGCGACCGCCGACCTCGCCGGGACGCCGATGATCCGCCGGGTCGGCGACCGGCTCGCCGACACCACCGACCGACTCGTGGTGAACTGTCGGGCCGACCAGACGGCGGCCATCGAGCGGGCCTTCGAGGGCTACCCGAACCCGATCGAGATCGCCGAGGACCCCGACCCCGACGAGGGGCCGATGGCGGGGATCCGAACGGGGCTGCGGGCCGCGGAAAGCGAGTACGCCTTCGTCGCGGCCTGCGACATGCCCTTCGTCGAGCCGGAGCTCGTCGAGCACCTCCTCTCGCGCGCCCGGAGCTACGACGCCGCGGTCCCCCGGATCGGGGACGGCTGGTTCCAGACCACCCACGCCGCCTACCGGGCCGACGCGATGGCCGACGCCTGCGAGCGCGCGCTCGCGGCGGGCGAGCGGAAGGTGATCGCGCCCCTGGAGCATCTCGACTACGTCGTCGTCGACGAGGCGGAGGTGCGAGAGCACGCCCCGCTCGACACGTTCGAGAACCTCAACACCCGCGAGGAGTTCGAGGAGGCCGTCAGGCGCCTCGGATGA
- the yqeC gene encoding selenium cofactor biosynthesis protein YqeC — MELTKALPTEGLVCAVGAGGKKTTLYALANALDRAVVTATVRIPIFDPHVARVAVTEDPVSEVEGNDDWPLGVVPEREFEDRYRGYDREAVGDLARRADVPVLVKADGARMREFKAPDEREPQIPRSADAVLPIASVHAVGSPLDDSVVHRPERIAAIAGIEPDEEITPEAVARVIASPDGGLKDVPEGATATPLLNKVDDSEDEAIAREIARRVHERADVDRVVLARMADERVVDVIRGA, encoded by the coding sequence ATGGAGCTCACGAAAGCGCTCCCGACAGAGGGGCTCGTCTGTGCCGTCGGCGCCGGGGGGAAGAAGACGACGCTGTACGCGCTCGCGAACGCGCTCGACCGGGCGGTGGTCACCGCGACGGTCCGGATCCCGATCTTCGATCCCCACGTCGCGCGCGTCGCCGTCACCGAGGACCCGGTAAGCGAGGTCGAGGGCAACGACGACTGGCCGCTGGGCGTCGTTCCCGAACGCGAGTTCGAGGACCGCTACCGGGGTTACGACCGGGAGGCCGTGGGGGACCTGGCTCGCCGGGCCGACGTCCCCGTTCTCGTGAAGGCCGACGGCGCGCGCATGCGGGAGTTCAAGGCGCCCGACGAGCGCGAACCCCAGATCCCCCGCAGCGCCGACGCCGTCCTCCCGATCGCGAGCGTCCACGCCGTCGGGAGCCCCCTCGACGACAGCGTGGTCCACCGGCCCGAGCGGATCGCCGCGATCGCGGGGATCGAGCCCGACGAGGAGATCACGCCCGAGGCCGTTGCCCGCGTGATCGCGAGCCCCGACGGCGGGCTGAAGGACGTTCCCGAGGGGGCGACGGCGACCCCGCTTCTCAACAAGGTCGACGACAGTGAGGACGAGGCGATCGCCCGCGAGATCGCCCGCCGGGTCCACGAGCGCGCGGACGTCGATCGGGTGGTGCTCGCGCGGATGGCCGACGAACGGGTCGTCGACGTCATCCGAGGCGCCTGA
- a CDS encoding glutathione-independent formaldehyde dehydrogenase, producing the protein MDAVVYQGPHEVAVEEVDEPEIEHPNDVVIDITTTCICGSDLHMYEGRTDAEPGIVFGHENMGIVDEVGEGVSTLEKGDRIVLPFNVACGFCKNCEEGYTGFCTNVNPGFAGGAYGYVAMGPYKGGQAERLRVPYADFNALKLPEGDEHEDSFSLLADIFPTGWHGTELANLQPGESVAIFGAGPVGAMAAYSAHIKGAAEIYIVDRVPSRLDAVEENCDAIPINFEEGDPVEQIIEEHGDEVDKGIDAVGYQAIDPETDPSDDAYDPARENPAIVLNQLIQVVRPTGELGIPGLYVPSDPGAPDEMAAQGRLGIDFGKFFEKGLKCGTGQANVKQYNRYLRDLIIEGRADPSWIVSHRVGLDEAPEMYEAFDNREEGVTKVLLEP; encoded by the coding sequence ATGGATGCCGTGGTCTATCAAGGACCGCACGAGGTGGCGGTGGAGGAGGTCGACGAGCCCGAGATCGAGCACCCCAACGACGTGGTGATCGACATCACGACGACCTGTATCTGTGGGTCGGACCTCCACATGTACGAGGGACGGACCGACGCCGAGCCGGGGATCGTCTTCGGCCACGAGAACATGGGGATCGTCGACGAGGTCGGCGAGGGCGTAAGCACGCTGGAGAAGGGAGACCGGATCGTCCTGCCGTTCAACGTCGCCTGTGGGTTCTGTAAGAACTGCGAGGAAGGCTACACGGGCTTCTGTACGAACGTCAATCCCGGCTTCGCGGGCGGGGCCTACGGCTACGTTGCAATGGGGCCCTACAAAGGTGGGCAGGCCGAACGGCTCCGCGTCCCCTACGCGGACTTCAACGCGCTGAAGCTCCCGGAGGGCGACGAGCACGAGGACTCGTTCTCGCTGCTGGCCGACATCTTCCCGACGGGTTGGCACGGGACCGAACTGGCGAACCTCCAGCCCGGCGAGTCTGTCGCGATCTTCGGGGCCGGCCCCGTCGGCGCGATGGCGGCCTACAGCGCCCACATCAAGGGCGCGGCGGAGATCTACATCGTCGATCGCGTGCCGAGCCGGCTCGACGCCGTCGAGGAGAACTGCGACGCGATCCCGATCAACTTCGAGGAGGGCGACCCCGTCGAGCAGATCATCGAGGAACACGGCGACGAGGTCGACAAGGGCATCGACGCCGTCGGCTATCAGGCGATCGACCCCGAGACCGACCCCTCGGACGACGCCTACGACCCGGCCCGCGAGAACCCCGCGATCGTGCTCAACCAGCTGATTCAGGTGGTGCGCCCGACCGGCGAGCTCGGCATCCCCGGACTCTACGTCCCCTCGGATCCCGGCGCGCCCGACGAGATGGCCGCACAGGGCAGGTTGGGGATCGACTTCGGGAAGTTCTTCGAGAAGGGCCTGAAGTGTGGCACCGGCCAGGCCAACGTCAAGCAGTACAACCGCTACCTGCGCGACCTGATCATCGAGGGCCGCGCGGACCCGAGCTGGATCGTCTCCCATCGCGTCGGTCTCGACGAGGCCCCCGAGATGTACGAGGCGTTCGACAACCGCGAGGAGGGCGTCACGAAGGTCCTGCTCGAGCCCTAA
- a CDS encoding CobW family GTP-binding protein, whose product MTEPIPVTVVSGSLGAGKTTLVNHVLTNREGYEVAVIVNDMGEVNVDADLIAREGTDEEGIVDLSNGCICCELREDLLTEAERLADSREFDYLLVESSGVSEPIPVARTFTEGEGDGADSPGFRLDTTVSVIDAAEFERAFDAGEIPEADEESDRPLTELLIDQIEFCDVLLLNKTDLVEEGKLDEIEAVIERLQPRAEIVQTNHSGIDPGRVLGTGRFDLQEAQRHVGWKRELAGGHDHDHSPAETLGVESFVYRENRPFHPERLDEAFETLTEIVRAKGIFQLAGRDDVMGFNLAGESVKAGPIGEWHPEDERRTELVFIGTELDEAGIRETLDGALLTGEEREAGLAGVSDPFPP is encoded by the coding sequence ATGACGGAACCGATACCGGTGACGGTCGTCAGCGGCTCGTTGGGCGCCGGGAAGACGACGCTGGTGAACCACGTCCTCACGAACCGCGAGGGCTACGAGGTGGCGGTGATCGTCAACGACATGGGCGAGGTGAACGTCGACGCGGACTTGATCGCCCGGGAGGGAACCGACGAGGAGGGGATCGTCGACCTCTCGAACGGCTGTATCTGCTGTGAGCTACGCGAGGACCTGCTGACCGAGGCCGAGCGGCTGGCGGACTCCCGGGAGTTCGACTATCTCCTCGTGGAGTCCTCGGGGGTCAGCGAGCCGATCCCCGTCGCCCGGACCTTCACCGAGGGCGAGGGGGACGGTGCGGACTCTCCAGGATTTCGCCTCGACACCACGGTGTCGGTGATCGACGCCGCGGAGTTCGAGCGGGCGTTCGACGCGGGCGAGATCCCCGAGGCGGACGAGGAGTCCGACCGCCCGCTGACCGAGCTGCTGATCGACCAGATCGAGTTCTGTGACGTGCTTCTCCTGAACAAGACCGACCTCGTCGAGGAGGGGAAGCTCGACGAGATCGAGGCCGTGATCGAGCGCCTCCAGCCGCGCGCGGAGATAGTCCAGACCAACCACTCGGGGATCGATCCCGGACGGGTGCTCGGAACGGGGCGGTTCGACCTGCAGGAGGCCCAGCGCCACGTCGGCTGGAAGCGCGAGCTCGCGGGCGGGCACGACCACGACCACAGCCCCGCCGAGACGCTGGGCGTCGAGTCGTTCGTCTATCGCGAGAACCGCCCGTTTCACCCCGAACGTCTCGACGAGGCGTTCGAGACCCTCACAGAAATCGTCCGGGCGAAGGGGATCTTCCAACTCGCCGGGCGCGACGACGTGATGGGGTTCAACCTCGCCGGGGAGTCAGTCAAGGCCGGGCCGATCGGCGAGTGGCATCCCGAGGACGAACGCCGGACCGAGCTGGTCTTCATCGGGACGGAGCTCGACGAGGCGGGGATCCGGGAAACCCTCGACGGGGCGTTGCTGACCGGCGAGGAGCGCGAGGCGGGGCTGGCGGGCGTCTCGGACCCGTTTCCGCCCTAG
- a CDS encoding AGE family epimerase/isomerase, which translates to MNVYRTREGLRHAFRDVLNFYHPDCIDTRFGGYVTQFDERDGYVYDARSKHLVATARAINNFSLGVLADGPEWCRTAAEHGLRFLSTAHWDPENEGYDWLLEGREPTDRTRFCYGHAFALLAGARAHQAGIPGGRDEIDRAFSVLEERFFEPEHGLYADRASSDWMDLSPYRGANANMHTLEALLAAGEATGEGRFLDRAYTIAERFTRELAAETDGLLWEHYTDTWQHDLSHNEDEPDHQFRPPGYQPGHHAEWAKLLCLLAEHREEAWLLTRASELFDAAVELGWDEEYGGLYYTVEESGEPIVDEKYGWAQAEAIGASALLARHDPTYLEWYDRLWSYSTERLIDPRHGNWYERLTREGELPEPDHGPEVEPGYHPITNCWLAMEVLEDDPMALGADG; encoded by the coding sequence ATGAACGTCTATCGCACCCGGGAGGGACTGCGCCACGCGTTCCGTGACGTGCTGAACTTCTACCATCCCGACTGCATCGACACCCGTTTCGGCGGGTACGTCACCCAGTTCGACGAGCGCGACGGCTACGTCTACGACGCCCGATCGAAACACCTCGTCGCGACCGCCCGCGCGATCAACAACTTCTCGCTGGGTGTCCTCGCCGACGGCCCCGAGTGGTGTCGCACGGCCGCCGAACACGGCCTGCGATTCCTCTCGACCGCACACTGGGACCCCGAGAACGAGGGCTATGACTGGCTGCTGGAGGGACGGGAACCGACCGACAGAACACGGTTCTGTTACGGCCACGCGTTCGCGCTGCTCGCGGGCGCGCGGGCCCACCAGGCGGGGATTCCAGGGGGACGCGACGAAATCGACCGCGCGTTCTCGGTCCTCGAGGAGCGCTTCTTCGAGCCCGAACACGGGCTCTACGCCGACCGGGCGTCGTCCGACTGGATGGATCTCTCGCCCTACCGGGGCGCGAACGCGAACATGCACACCCTCGAGGCGCTGCTCGCCGCGGGCGAGGCCACCGGGGAGGGTCGCTTCCTCGATCGAGCCTATACGATCGCCGAGCGCTTCACCCGCGAGCTCGCCGCGGAGACCGACGGCCTGCTCTGGGAGCACTACACCGACACCTGGCAGCACGACCTCTCGCACAACGAGGACGAGCCCGACCACCAGTTCCGGCCGCCGGGCTATCAGCCCGGCCATCACGCCGAGTGGGCGAAGCTGCTCTGCCTGCTCGCCGAGCACCGCGAGGAGGCGTGGCTTCTCACGCGCGCAAGTGAACTGTTCGACGCCGCGGTGGAGCTCGGCTGGGACGAGGAGTACGGCGGGCTCTACTACACGGTCGAGGAGTCGGGCGAGCCGATCGTCGACGAGAAGTACGGCTGGGCACAGGCCGAGGCGATCGGCGCGAGCGCGCTGTTGGCCCGGCACGACCCCACGTATCTCGAGTGGTACGACCGGCTCTGGAGCTATTCGACGGAGCGCCTGATCGACCCGCGGCACGGCAACTGGTACGAGCGACTCACCCGCGAGGGCGAGCTGCCGGAGCCGGATCACGGCCCCGAGGTCGAGCCGGGCTACCACCCGATCACGAACTGCTGGCTCGCGATGGAGGTCCTCGAGGACGATCCAATGGCCCTGGGCGCAGACGGGTAG
- the fdhF gene encoding formate dehydrogenase subunit alpha encodes MATEEQDPVKTICPYCGVGCGIQVKPGEEPGDMRFMPWGEAPVNEGKICIKGGAATQVVDHEDRLTDPLIKENGEFREATWEEAYGRIVDELERIREEYGPDAMGFYGSSKTMNEENYLLQKLARRYGTNNIDNCTRMCHASTVWALRTSLGAGAMTNSMEDLREEADVFWIHGANPGEQHPIANSVYFRQAVLDGATVIQADPHANKTTRSFKISETDRHMHLQVEPGTDIPLLNAVIKTILEKHEESPEEGWIDEEFIEERTEGFEHLKETLEGFDKEAAAEECGVPLEDIELAAEKYASAGNAAIFTGMGMSQHACGVDNVQNEINLALITGNLGKPGTGVNPLRGQNNVQGTCDVGAMPNVLPGYQLVDDDEARQSVEEVWGFDVPPEPGLTNVEISHEFGESVKGLYVMGENPVMSEPDANDVAERIQELEFIVAQDIFMTETAKYADVVLPATTWAERGGTVTNTDRRVQRMRPVQKVHENTKHDLEIVSEIGTRLFDEGFDFEDPEEVFEELREVCPSYHGMTYEALGEEGIQWPCYEEGDAGDQYLYEESFDTENGLGHIEGVNHTPPAETPDEEYPLILTTARLEEHYNTGTMSRRSPTLNRQTPENFVDVHPNDAERYGIEDGEEVTIRSRRGEITVEAQVTEDIKEGSIWTTPHFAAASANRLTNDVLDERAKIPEYKAAAAEIEVGIEPAGDAPADD; translated from the coding sequence ATGGCGACTGAGGAGCAGGACCCGGTCAAGACGATCTGTCCGTACTGCGGCGTGGGCTGTGGGATCCAGGTGAAACCGGGCGAGGAGCCCGGCGACATGCGCTTCATGCCGTGGGGCGAGGCGCCGGTCAACGAGGGCAAGATCTGCATCAAGGGCGGTGCGGCGACGCAGGTCGTCGACCACGAGGACCGCCTCACCGATCCGCTGATCAAGGAAAACGGCGAGTTCCGCGAGGCCACCTGGGAGGAGGCCTACGGAAGGATCGTCGATGAGCTCGAACGGATCCGCGAGGAGTACGGCCCCGACGCGATGGGGTTCTACGGCTCCTCGAAGACGATGAACGAGGAGAACTACCTCCTCCAGAAGCTCGCGCGGCGGTACGGTACGAACAACATCGACAACTGCACGCGGATGTGCCACGCCTCGACGGTGTGGGCGCTGCGGACCAGCCTCGGCGCGGGCGCGATGACCAACAGCATGGAGGACCTGCGCGAGGAGGCCGACGTCTTCTGGATCCACGGCGCGAACCCGGGCGAGCAGCACCCGATCGCCAACAGCGTCTACTTCCGACAGGCGGTGCTCGACGGCGCGACGGTCATCCAGGCCGACCCCCACGCCAACAAGACGACGCGGTCGTTCAAGATAAGCGAGACCGACCGCCACATGCATCTGCAGGTCGAGCCCGGCACGGACATCCCGCTCTTGAACGCCGTCATCAAGACGATCCTCGAGAAGCACGAGGAGAGTCCGGAAGAAGGGTGGATCGACGAGGAGTTCATCGAGGAGCGCACCGAGGGGTTCGAGCACCTGAAAGAGACCCTCGAAGGGTTCGACAAGGAGGCCGCCGCCGAGGAGTGTGGCGTCCCGCTCGAGGACATCGAGCTCGCCGCCGAGAAGTACGCGAGCGCCGGCAACGCCGCCATCTTCACCGGGATGGGGATGAGCCAGCACGCCTGCGGCGTCGACAACGTCCAGAACGAGATCAACCTCGCGCTGATCACGGGCAACCTCGGCAAGCCCGGCACCGGCGTCAACCCGCTTCGGGGCCAGAACAACGTTCAGGGGACCTGTGACGTCGGCGCGATGCCGAACGTCCTGCCCGGATACCAGCTCGTCGACGACGACGAGGCCCGACAGTCGGTCGAGGAGGTCTGGGGCTTCGACGTGCCCCCGGAGCCGGGGCTGACGAACGTCGAGATCTCCCACGAGTTCGGCGAGTCGGTCAAGGGGCTGTACGTCATGGGCGAGAACCCCGTGATGAGCGAGCCCGACGCCAACGACGTCGCCGAACGCATCCAGGAACTGGAGTTTATCGTGGCCCAGGACATCTTCATGACCGAAACCGCCAAATACGCCGACGTGGTGCTGCCTGCGACGACGTGGGCCGAGCGCGGCGGCACGGTCACGAACACCGACCGACGGGTTCAGCGGATGCGTCCCGTGCAGAAGGTCCACGAGAACACGAAACACGACCTCGAGATCGTCTCCGAGATCGGTACCCGACTGTTCGACGAGGGCTTCGACTTCGAGGACCCCGAGGAGGTGTTCGAGGAGCTTCGAGAGGTCTGTCCGAGCTACCACGGGATGACATACGAAGCGCTCGGCGAGGAGGGGATCCAGTGGCCCTGTTACGAGGAGGGCGACGCGGGCGACCAATACCTCTACGAGGAGAGCTTCGATACCGAGAACGGACTGGGCCACATCGAGGGCGTCAACCACACGCCCCCGGCCGAAACGCCCGACGAGGAGTACCCGCTGATCCTCACCACGGCCCGGCTGGAGGAACATTACAACACGGGGACGATGAGCCGGCGCTCGCCGACGCTGAACCGCCAGACGCCGGAGAACTTCGTCGACGTCCACCCCAACGACGCCGAGCGCTACGGGATCGAGGACGGCGAGGAGGTGACGATCCGCTCGCGGCGCGGCGAGATCACCGTCGAGGCCCAGGTCACCGAGGACATCAAGGAGGGGTCGATCTGGACGACGCCCCACTTCGCGGCGGCCTCGGCCAACCGGCTCACGAACGACGTGCTCGACGAGCGCGCGAAGATCCCGGAGTACAAGGCCGCCGCCGCGGAGATCGAGGTCGGCATCGAGCCCGCGGGCGACGCCCCGGCGGACGACTGA